Part of the Burkholderia humptydooensis genome, CGAAGCGCCCGAGATGCTCGGCCAGGCACCCGCGATGCAGGACATGTTCCGCGCGATCGGCCGGCTGTCGCATTCGGCCGCGACCGTGCTGATCACGGGCGAATCGGGCACCGGCAAGGAGCTCGTCGCGCGTGCGCTGCATCGGCACAGCCCGCGCGCGAACGGTCCGTTCATCGCGCTCAACACGGCGGCGATCCCGAAGGACCTGCTCGAATCCGAGCTGTTCGGCCACGAGCGCGGCGCGTTCACGGGCGCGCAGACGACGCGCCAGGGCCGCTTCGAGCAGGCCGAGAACGGCACGCTGTTCCTCGACGAAATCGGCGACATGCCGTTCGACTTGCAGACGCGCCTGTTGCGCGTGCTGTCGGACGGGCAGTTCTATCGCGTCGGCGGCCACAGTCCGCTGCGCTCGAACGTGCGCGTGATCGCGGCGACGCACCAGAATCTCGAGGCGCGCGTGCGGCAGGGGCTGTTCCGCGAGGACCTGTATCACCGGCTCAACGTGATCCGGCTGCGGCTGCCGCCGCTGCGCGAGCGCAGCGAGGACATTGCGCTGCTCACGCGCCACTTCCTGCAGAAGAGCGCGCGCGACCTCGGCGTCGAGCCGAAGCGCGTGTCGGACGAGGCGCTCGCGTATCTGACGTCGCTGCCGTTTCCGGGCAACGTCCGGCAGCTCGAGAATCTCGCGAACTGGCTGACGGTGATGGCGCCCGCGCAGACGGTCGAGATCAAGGATCTGCCGCCCGATCTCGTCGCGACGCAGAACGCGTCCGGCAGCGTGACGCCCGTCGAGGCCACCGTGGAGGCGGACGCGCCGATGGCCGGCATGGGCGTCGGCGTGGCGGAATCGCACGTGGCGAGCGTGGTCGCGGCCGCGCCCGCGATGGCGGGCGTGCCGGCGGCGATAGGCGCGACGGCGGGGCATCCGCTGTGGGAGCACGGCTTGCGCACCGAAGTCGCGCGCTTGTTGCGCGAGAACTCGGCGGACGTGATGGATGCGCTCGCGCGCCGCTTCGAGGCCGCGGTGATCCGCGAGGCGCTCGATTTCACGCGCGGCCGCAAGGTCGAGGCGGCCGAGCGGCTCGGCATCGGCCGCAACACGATCACACGCAAGATTCAGGAACTGCACCTCGAATCGTGATCGGCGCGGCGCGATGTGCGCCGTGCATGCGGCGCCGGCTCAGCCGATCTGCGCGACGACGGGCGTGTGGTCGGACGGCTGCTCCCACGTGCGCGGCACGCGATCGACCGTGCAGCTCGTGCAGGTCTCGGCGAGCGCGGGCGACAGCAGGATGTGATCGATCCGCAGCCCCGCGTTGCGGCGGAACGCGAGCATCCGGTAGTCCCACCACGTGAAGGTTTTCTCGGGTTGATCGAAGCGGCGGAATGCGTCGACGAAGCCGAGCGCGACGAGTTGCGCGAAGTGCGCGCGCTCCTGCGGCGACACGAGATTCTGGCCTTCCCATTTCGCGGGATCGTGCACGTCGCGATCTTCGGGCGCGATGTTGTAGTCGCCGAGGAGCGCGAGCTTCGGGTAGCGCTGCAGCTCGCGCTTCAGCCACGCCTGCAGCGCGTCGAGCCATTGCATCTTGTAGACGAACTTCTCCGAGTCGAGCGCCTGGCCGTTCGGGAAGTATGCGGACACGATCCGCACGCCGTCGATCGTCGCGGCGATCAGGCGCTGCTGCGAGTCTTCGAAGCCGGGAATGTTGCGCACGACGTCCGCCTCGTCGAACGGCAGGCGCGCGCGCGCGAGGATCGCAACGCCGTTGTAGGTCTTCTGGCCCGCGAACCAGCTTCGGTAGCCGGCTGCTTCGAGCGCTTCGCGCGGGAATTTCTCGTCGGGGATCTTGAGCTCCTGAAGGCACAGCACGTCGACGTCGCTTTGCGCGAGCCAGTCGAGCACGTGCTGCTTGCGCACGTTCAGGGAGTTGACGTTCCAGGTGGCGATCTTCATGGCGGATCAACGGGATGCGTGAGGCCGACATCATACCGCGAGCCGCCCGCGGCGACTGGAAAGCGCGGTTGCGTACCGGAGGGAAGGGGCGGCGGCCGGCGTCGCGGACGGCGGCCGCCTGCGAAGCGGGGCGATCAGTCGGGCGACGCCATGCTCGCGAGCGCGGCCGCGTTGCCGGCCATCGCGCTGTCGAATTCGGCGCGCTTTTCGTCGGGGACCATGAAGTAGTCCCAGCACACGTAGTCGCAGCCGAATTTCCAGTCTTCGCGCGTCTCGAACGGTGTCAGGAAGATGCTGTACAGCACGTATCCGTGATGCTGCGCGAAATCGAACAGCGTTTCGGCCGTGTTGCCGTATGCGCTGTACGACGGCCGTCCGTATTCGACCGACACGAGCGGACGGAATCGGTTCAGCGTGACCTGCGCGCCGTGCAGGCAGTCGATCTCGCCGCCTTCGATGTCGATCTTCATGAACGTGAGCGACTCGAGATCGGCGGTGTGCGCATCGAGCGTGCTGACGGTGACGTCGATCTGCGTGGGATTCGCGGCGTCGGGCAGATTGAATTGACGCTGGCGCAAGCCGCTTTCTTCCGGCGTGCCTTGCGCGTACGTGAACGACGCCGTGCCCGGCTTATTGCTCAGTGCGAGATTGAGCAACTGGACGTTGGGCGTGTTCGCGAACTTCTGGCGCAGGATCTCGTATGCGAACGGCAGCGGCTCGAAGCCGAGCGCGGTGCCGTTCGGCCCGATGCATTCGACGAGAGGTCCGAGATGGCGACCGATATGCGCACCAATGTCGATGATCGTGTCGCTTTGCTTCACCCACTTGCGATAGTGGTATTCGAGCAGCGCTTCGAAGTCGAATCTGACGGCCCCGATATCGAGCAATTCGCGAATCTGTATCAGTTTGGCGCGGCTAGTAGAGTTCTCCACCTTGTCCTCGTCCTTTATGGTCGTCAAAGATGTTTTTACGTGTCGCCGGGCGATCGATCGTATCACAGGAGTTGTGGTGGTCGATGTCGCCGGATTCGCGCATGTTGCATGCCGCTTTTATAGCTTTCGGCAGGCCGTCGACGGGCGGGCGCGTTCGTTAGGGATACGCATGGTTGGCGAGATGGGCGTCTCTCCATCGGGCGGCTTCGGCGCGTGGCGAAGAGGGGGCGGCGGCTCGCGCGCGCCTTCTCTCGCGGATGTTTTCTCGTTGTGCGAAAGAAGAATGAGGATCGGCGCGATCGCGTCGTCGTTCGTGAATGGACACGGCGCGACGCATCGCTGCGCGGGCGTCACGGCAATGCGTGCTCGCGCGCTGTCGTCGGGCGCCGCGTCACGCCTCGGCCGGATGCGGCGCGGTGAGCCCGCGCTCGACCGCATACACGGCGATCTGCACGCGGCTCGTCAGGTTCAGCTTCTTCAGGATGTTCTGCACGTGGATCTTCACCGTGCTCTCGGCGACGTCGAACTCGCGCGCGATCTCCTTGTTGCTCGTGCCGCGCGCGAGCGCGCGCACGATGTCGTGCTCGCGCGGCGTCAACTGGTCGGGATCGACCGACGCATGCGCGGCAGGCGCCGCCGCCGGGGCCGGCGCGGGACGCACGGCGGGCGCCGGCGCGCGCAGGCTCGCGATCCACTTCGCGGTCATGCTCTCGGCGATCACCGGCTCGCCCGCGGCCGCCTTGCGGATGCCCGCGACGAGCGTCTCCGCGGCGATGTTCTTCACGAGGAAGCCGCACGCGCCGTCGCGCAGCGCGGTCGTCAGCTCTTGCGCATCTTCCGACACCGTGAGGATCACGACGTGCGCGGACGGCACGTCCTGCACCAGCAGTTGCAGCGTTTCGAGCCCCGACAGCCCCGGCATGTTCAGGTCGAGCAGGATCACGTCGGGCTGATGCTGCTTCGCGCGCTTCACGCCCTCGACGCCGTCGGGCGCCTCGTCGACGACGTCGAAGTCCGGCTGGCGCTGCAACAGCAGCTTGACGCCGCTGCGAAAGAGCGTGTGGTCGTCGATCAACAGTACGCGTATGGTCATGATTGTTGTCCTCGTTCTTGTTCCTATGCCGCCTGTCGCGCGTCGGCCGGCAACACCAGCTCGACGCGCGCGCCGCGTTGCAGCGCTCCCGTCAGCGTGAGCGTCGCGCGCAGGCGGGCGGCGCGCTCGCGCATGATCGTGAGCCCGACGTGCGTGTCCGCGCGCGCGGCGAGCGCGGCCGGATCGTAGCCGCAACCGTCGTCGGCGACGGACAGCCGGAACGCGGCGCCGTTCTCGACGTCGACCGCGACGTGCCCCGCTTGCGCGTGCTTGCGCACGTTCGACAACGCTTCCTGCAGGATGAACAGCACCTGCAACTGCTCGTCGGGCGGCAGCGGCGCGCCGCCCGTCTCGCGATAATTCAGCGCGCACGCGATGCGCGTCTGCTTCTCGAAGCGCGCGATCGTTTCCTCGATCGCCGCCTTCAGCTCCCCTTGCGTCAAGCGCGTGCGGAAATTGAGCAGCAGCTCGCGCACGTCCGCGTAGCTCTGCTCGACGCCGTGCCTGAGCATCGGCACGATGTCGCGCGCGTCGGCGAGGTTGTCGTGTGCGATCGCGTCGCCGAGCATCTGCGTCTGCAGGTTCACGAAATTGAGGCTTTGCGCGATGCTGTCGTGCAGCCCCTGCGCGACGAGATTGCGCTCTTCGGCGACGGCGAGCTGCCGCGCGCTCGCGGACAGCCGCACGTGGTCGAGCGCGATTCCGAGATGGCGGCCGAGCGTCTCCAGCACGCGCCGCTCGGCGTCGGGCAGCCGCGACGCGTCGCGATAGTGCAGCGAGAACGAGCCGAGCACGGCGTCCTGCGTCATCACCTTGAATACCGCGACGGCCGCGAAGCCCTCGCGCGAGCACGGCGTCGGCGAGCGCGCGGCGCTGCCGCGCAGATCGTGCAGCACGGCCGTTTCCGCGCGCGTCACGGTGCCGCAGAAGCAATCGTCGACGGGCATGCAGCGCTCAAGCTCGGTGAGCTCGGTCGACAGGCCTTCCGCGATCACGAGATGCAGCTTTTCGCCGGTCGGATCGGTGACGCGGATGCTGCCCGCATCCGCGTCGAACTGCGCGATCGTGCGCGACAGAAAGCCCGAGCACATCTCGTCGACGGCCTGAGGGCGGTTCAGGAACGCGGTGATTTCGTAGAGCGCGCTCAGCTCGCGGTTCTGCGCGGCGAGCTGCGCGGTTTTTTGCTGCACGCGTTCCTCGAGCCCCGCGTAGACCTCCTGCAGTTCGCTCGCCATCCGGTTGAAGCCGTGCGCGAGATCGCCGAACTCGTCGCGCGTCTGCACGGGCAGCCGCACCGCGAATTCACGCGCGGCCATGCGCTTCAAGCCATCGCGCAACTGCATCACGGGCAGGATGATCCACAGAAACAGCAGGTAGATGACGGCGACCGTGCCCGAGCACGCGAGCAGGCCGAGCGCGATCTGCGACAGGCGCAGCCACGTCGTCTTGCGCGCGTTGTCCGATTCGATCTCGCGCACGAGCAGATCGGCTTCGTCGACGAAGCCCGGCAGCGCGACGAGATAGGCGGCGGCCGCGTCAGGGCGCGGCGCGCCCGTCAGCGCGGCGTCGGCGAGCGGCCGCAGCGCGGCGTTCCAGCGATCGGCGACGATGTCGAGCTGATGCTGGACGACGGCGGCATTCGGCAGAAAGAGGGGGCGCGACGGATCGCCGCGGCGCAGCCGCGCGAGCGTGCCGTCGATCGCGCCGACCTCGGCCGCGAGCTGGCGGCGCGGCTCGATGCCCGCGCCCGAGAGTTCGACGTAGGTGCGCGTCGCGCGCATCCGCAGGCTGCCGGCGTCGTTGATCGCCGCGCCCGCGCCCTCGAGCTGCCACGACAGCCACAGCGTGCCGCCCACCATCGCGAGGACGAGCGCCCACGCGATCGCCGACAGCGCGACGATCCGCGTCGACAGGCGGTGCCGCCACGGGGCGAGGGAGTCGGGGAGGGCGGAATCCATAGCACGTCATGATTTTTTTGAACATGACAATTGTCCTGCCGAATGTTGCGTCCCTGCTGCGACATTCGCGCACGTGGGGCATCGCGGCGCACCCGCCCGGTGCGCCGATGCCGCCGTCATGCCGCCGTCATGCGTCTGGCTCCGGCCCTGCCCGAACCGCCTCTATCGGCGCGCGCGCACGAGCTGCCACGCGCGGCCGACGTACGTGACCGACGCGAAGCCGCTCCACACGTGCACGAGCCGCGTGAACGGGAAGATCGCGAAGAGCGAGAGCCCCATGAACAGGTGCGCCTTGAAGAGCCACGGCGCATCGGCGACATGGCTCGCCGCGTCGCCGCGGAACGTGACGATGTGCTGCGCCCACGTCATCAGTTGCACCATCAGATGGCCGTCGGTGTGGCTCGCCGACTCGAAGATCGTCGACAGCCCGAGCACCAGCGTGACGAGGAGCCACGCGAGCAGCACCTTGTCGCCGCGCCGCGTGACGGCCGCGATCCGCGCGTTCGTGAGCCGCCGGTGCAGCAGGATCGCGAGGCCCGCGAGCGCGAGCGAGCCCATCACGCCGCCCGCCGTCATCGCGACGAGCTGCTTGAAGTGGTGGGTGACGCCGAGCGCGTCCCAGACGGCCACGGGCGTGAGCAGCCCGACGAGATGCCCGAAGAAGAGCCCGAGCACGCCGACGTGAAAGAGGATGTTGCCCGTGCGCAGCGCGCCGCGATGCAGGAGCTGCGAGCTGTCGGACTTCCACGTGTACTGCTCGCGCTCGAAGCGCGCGAGGCTGCCGAACAGGAAGATGGCGGCGGCGATGTACGGATAGATGCCGTAGACAAACGTATTCAGATAATCCATGACGTGACCTCGAAACGGGTTCGCGACGCCCCCGCGTCACGCGCGGGGTGCGGGCGTCGCCGCGCGGCGCGGCGGATGAAAGCGGATCGGCTGCGCGAGCGACGCGTCGGCCGCCGGCGACAGCAGCGGCTCGACGCCGTCGGGGCCGGGGCCGAAGCGCTCGAGCGCCTCGTCCATCGTGCGCGGCGGCGGCTCGGCCACGGGCCGCGGCTCGACGGGCGAGCGCGCGCGCAGCGCCGCGAACGCGGCCGCGTACGGACTCTGCGCGCGCGCGAGGCGCTCGCCGAGCGCGGCGAGCACGTCGATCGCGTCGCCGAGCAGATGCGCCGCGTGCGCCTCGTCGCCGTCGCCCGCGATCGCGCCGAGGAACTCGACGAAGAGCGGCACGTAGTCGGGCAGCTCGCTGCCGACGGGCTCGAAGCCGCGGCGCCGGTATTCGTCGAGCAGATCGACCATCGCCTGGCCGCGGTCGCGGCTCTCGCCGTGCACGTGCTCGAACAGATGCAGCGAATGCGACGGCGTGCGGTCGAACGTCGCGACGTAGCGCTCCTGCAGCTCGATCAACGGCGTCGCGCGCAGCGATGCGAGAAGCGGCGCGAGCGTCGCGCGCGCGTCGGGAAACGCGTCGAGCGCGCGCTCGACATCGGGCAGCGCGTCGAGCAGCGGCTGCTCCGGGTAGGTCAGCAGGGCGGACAGAATCGGATAGATCGACATGACGTTTTCCTCGTGCGATACGCTCATGCGGCGCTCGCTTTCTTGCGCGTGACGGTCGGCAACGCGGCGTACGACACGGCCGTTTCCTTCTTGCGGCCGAACAGCGTGCCGTCCGACGTGCCGCCCGAGCAGCCGTTGCCGAACGAGAAGCCGCAACTGCCTTTCTCGTCGAAGCTGTCCTCGGCCATTTCCTTGTGCGACGACGGAATCACGAAGCGGTCCTCGTAGTTCGCGATCGCCATCAACTGATACATGTCCTCGACCTGCGCGGCGGTGAGCCCGACCTGCTCGAGCACCTGCGCGTCGTGCTCGCCGTGCACGGTCTGCGCGCGCTTGTACGCGCGCATCGCGAGCATCCGGTCGAGCGCGGCGGCGACCGGCGCTTCGTCGCCCGCCGTCAGCAGGTTCGCGAGATAGCGCAGCGGAATCCGCAGGCTGCGCACGTCCGGAATCACGCCGTTCATCCCCATGTGGCCCGACTGCGCGGCGCCCTGGATCGGCGAGAGGGGCGGCACGTACCAGACCATCGGCAGCGTCCGGTATTCCGGATGCAGCGGGAACGCCACCTTCCATTCGCACGCCATCCGGTAGACGGGCGAGCGTTTCGCCGCGTCGAGCCAGCTTTGCGGAACGCCGTCGGCCAGCGCCTGGCGCTCGATCGCCGGATCGTTCGGATCGACGAACACCGAAAGCTGCTCTTCATAGAGCTTCTGCGGATCGGCCACGGACGCGGCCTGCTCGATGCGGTCCGCGTCATACAGCATCACGCCGAGATAGCGGATGCGCCCGACGCAGGTTTCCGAGCACACGGTCGGCTGGCCGGCCTCGATGCGCGGGAAGCAGAACACGCACTTCTCGGCCTTGCCGGTCTGCCAGTTGAAGTAGATCTTCTTGTACGGGCAGCCGGAGATGCACATGCGCCAGCCGCGGCACTTGTCCTGGTCGACGAGCACGATGCCGTCGTCCTCGCGCTTGTAGACCGAGCCGGACGGACACGATGCGACGCACGCCGGGTTCAGGCAGTGCTCGCAAAGGCGCGGCAGGTACATCATGAAGGTGTTCTCGAACGTCGAGTACATCTCCTTTTGCACCGCCTCGAACAGCTTGTCGCGGCCGCGCGACTTGAACTCGCCGCCGAGGTCGTCTTCCCAGTTCGGCCCCCATTCGATCTTGTCCATCTTCTGGCCGGTGATCGCGGAGACCGGGCGCGCGGTCGGCGGCGTCTGCGACAGCGGCGCGTTCTGCAGATGCGCGTAGTCGTACGTGAACGGCTCGTAGTAGTCGTCGATCGCGGGCAGGTTCGGGTTCGCGAAGAGGTTCGCGAGGATCTTCAGCTTGCCGCCCTGGCGGGGCTCGAGCTTGCCCGAGTCGTTGCGCTTCCAGCCGCCTTGCCACTTGTCCTGGTTTTCCCACTCGCGCGGGTAGCCGACGCCCGGCTTCGTCTCGACGTTGTTGAACCACGCGTACTCGACGCCGTCGCGCGAGGTCCACACGTTCTTGCAGGTGACGGAGCAGGTGTGGCAACCGATGCACTTGTCGAGATTGAGCACCATCGCCACTTGTGCGCGAATCTTCATTGTTCTGCTCCTTCGTTAAGCGGCTCTTCGAGCCAGTCCACCCGGTTCATCTTGCGCACGATCACGTATTCGTCGCGATTGCTGCCGACGGTGCCGTAGTAGTTGAAGCCATACGCCTGCTGCGCGTAGCCGCCGATCATGTGCGTCGGCTTCGTCACGGTGCGCGTGACCGAGTTGTGAATCCCGCCGCGCTTGCCGCTCGTTTCCGCGCCCGGCACGTTCACGATCTTTTCCTGCGCGTGGTACATCAGGCACATGCCGGCCGGCACGCGCTGCGACACGACCGCGCGCGCGGTCAGCGTGCCGTTCACGTTGAACACCTCGACCCAGTCGTTGTCGCGGATGCCCGCCTGCTGCGCCTCGGCCTCCGAGAGCCACACGTGCGGGCCGCCGCGCGAGAGCGTGAGCATCCGCAGGTTGTCCGAGTAGGTCGAATGGATGCCCCATTTCTGGTGCGGCGTGATCCAGTTCAGCACGAGCTCCGGCTGGCCGTTCGGCATCCGCTTGTGCAGCGGCGCGACGGTCTTCGTGTCGATCGCCGGGCGATACGCGCACGAACCTTCGCCGAAGTCGAGCATCCAGCGGTGGTCCTGATAGAACTGCTGGCGGCCCGTCAGCGTGCGCCAGGGAATCAGCTCGTGGACGTTCGTGTAGCCGGCGTTGTAGCTCACTTCCTCGGATTCGAGCCCCGACCACGTCGGCGCGGAGATGATCTTGCGCGGCTGCGCCTGCACATCGCGGAAGCGGATCTTGTCGTGCTCGCGGCCGAGCGCGAGATGCGTGTGATCGCGGCCCGTGATCTTCGAGAGCGCGTCCCATGCCTTCACGGCGACGTGGCCGTTCGTCTCCGGCGCGAACGTGAGGATCATCTCGGCCGCGTCGATCGCGGTGTCCAGGCGCGGCCGGCCGCGGCTCACGCCGGGCTCGGCGACCGTGTCGGAGAGCGCGCCGATCTCCTTCACCTCGTGCTCGGCGTTCCAGTTGATTCCCTTGCCGCCGTTGCCGAGCTTGTCGAGCAGCGGGCCGATCGACGTGAACTTCTTGTGGATGTCGCCGTAGTTGCGCTCGACGACGGTCATCGACGGCGCGGTCTTGCCGGGAATCAGATCGCATTCGCCGCGGCGCCAGTCCTTTGGCTCGAACGGCTGGCCGAGCTCGCCCGGCGTGTCGTGCAGCAACGGCGTGCAGACGAGGTCGCGCCGCGTGCCGAGGTAGGGGCCCGCGATCTCGCTGAACTTTTTCGCGATCGCCTTGTAGATCTCCCAGTCGGTCTTGCTCTCCCACAGCGGCTGCACGGCTTCGGACAGCGGGTGGATGAACGGATGCATGTCCGACGTGTTGAGATCGTCCTTCTCGTACCAGGTCGCGGTCGGCAGCACGATGTCGCCGTACAGGCACGTCGTGCTCATCCGGAAGTCGAGCACGGTGAGCAGGTCGAGCTTGCCTTCGGCCGCGTCGCGCACCTGCACCTCGGATGGCTTGAGCGCGTCCGCCTCGTCGCTGAAGAGCGCGTTCTGCGTGCCGAGCAGGTACTTGAGGAAATACTCGTGGCCCTTGCCCGAGCTGCCGAGAATGTTCGAGCGCCACACGAACATGTTGCGCGGGAAGTTCGCGGGGTTGTCCGGATCGTCGCATGCGAACGCGAGCTTGCCGCTCTTGAGCATCTCGACCGCATAGGCGATCGGCTCCTTGCCCGCGCGCTCGGCTTCGTCGACGACGTCGAGCGGATTACGGCCGAGCTGCGGTGCGGACGGCAGCCAGCCCATCCGCTCGGACTTCGCGTTCAGGTCGAGCAGCGTCATGCCTTCGTACTTCGAAGGATCGGCGGTCGGCCCGAGGATTTCGCCCACCGCGAGCTTTTCGTGACGCCACTGGCTCGTGTGGTTGTAGAAGAACGACGTGCCGTTCATCTGGCGCGGCGGGCGCGACCAGTCGAGCGCGAACGCGAGGGGGGCCCAGCCGAATTGCGGACGCAGCTTCTCCTGGCCGACGTAGTGCGCCCAGCCGCCGCCGCTCTGGCCGATGCAGCCGCACATCATCAGCAGGTTGATGATGCCGCGGTAGATCATGTCGTTGTGATACCAGTGGTTGAGCGCCGCGCCGACGATCACCATGCTCTTGCCGCGCGTGCGGTCCGCGTTGTCGGCGAACTCGCGCGCGACCTGGATCACGAGATGACGCGCGACGCCCGTGTGCTTTTCCTGCCATGCGGGCGTGTAGGGCACGTCGTCGTCGTAGCCAGCCGCGACGTTCGCGCCGCCGAGGCCTTGATCGACGCCGTAGTTCGCCATCTGCAAGTCGTAGACGGTCGCGACGAACGCGCTCGTGCCGTCGGCGAGCACGACGCGCTTCGCGGGCACGCGGCGCGCGAGCAGCGATTCGCGCTCGCCGCCGAAATACGGAAAGCCGACGTCGACGATTTCGTCGTGCGCATCGACGAGCGAGAGCTTGGGATCGATCGCGCGGCCGCTGCTGCCGTCCTTCATTTCGAGATTCCAGCGGCCGGCCTTCTCGCCGCCGTGGTGCGCGGCCTCGCCCCAGCGAAAGCCGATCGAGCCGTTCGGCGCGACGATGTCGCCCGTCGCGGCGTCGATCGCGAGCGTCTTCCATTCCGGATGGTTCGCTTCGTTCAGCGAAGCGGCGAGATGCGACGCGCGCAGGAAGTGATCGGGCACGCGCACGCCGTCGCGCTCGCGCAGCAGCACGAGCATCGGCATGTCGGTGTACTGCTTCACGTAGTCGCGGAAATACGCGGACTTGCTCGACGCGTGGAATTCCTTCAGCACGACGTGGCCCATCGCCATCGCGAGCGCGGCGTCGGTGCCTTGCTTCGGCGCGAGCCAGATGTCGCCGAACTTGACCATCTCGCCGTAGTCGGACGAGATCGCGACCGTCTTCGTGCCCTTGTAGCGCACCTCGGTGTAGAAGTGCGCGTCGGGCGTGCGCGTCTGCGGCACGTTCGAGCCCCAGACGAGCAGGTAGCTCGAGTTGTACCAGTCGGCCGATTCGGGCACGTCGGTCTGCTCGCCCCACACCTGCGGGCTCGCGGGCGGCAGGTCGCAGTACCAGTCGTAGAACGACAGGCATGCGCCGCCGATCAGGCTCAGATAGCGCGCGCCCGCCGCGTACGACACCATCGACATCGCCGGAATCGGCGAGAAACCGACGACGCGGTCCGGCCCGTAGCGCTTGATCGTGTACGCGTTCGCGGCGGCGATGATCTCGGTCGCGGTGTTCCAGTCCGCGCGCACGAAGCCGCCCAGGCCGCGCACGCTCTTGTAGCGGCGCGCCTTCTCCGGGTTCTGGCTGATCGATTCCCACGCGGCGATCGGGTCCATCGTCTTGCGCGCCTCGCGCCACATCTCCATCAGGCGGCCGCGGATCATCGGATACTTGACGCGCTGCGCGGAGTAGACGTACCAGCTATACGACGCGCCGCGCGGGCAGCCGCGCGGCTCGTGGTTCGGCAGGTCGGCGCGCGTGCGCGGGTAGTCGGTCTGCTGGGTTTCCCACGTGATGAGGCCGTTCTTCACGTAGACTTTCCACGAACAGGAGCCGGTGCAGTTCACGCCGTGCGTCGAGCGGACGATCTTGTCGTGCTGCCAGCGGCTGCGGTAGCCGTTTTCCCAGCGCCGGTCTTCGTCGACGACGGCGCCGTGGCCGTCGGAGAACGTGGATTTCACGCGCGACATGAACTTCAGCCGATCCAGAAAGTGACTCATCGTGTGTTTCTCCAAGGGCATCCGCGGTCGCCCTCGGGTGCTGCGAATGCTTGTGTCAGGGGACAGTCCGAGATTACGGCGCGCGCGCTCGCGCGCCCATTCGCCGATGGAGCGGGAAACGGGCGGGAGAAGAACTAGTTCGAAAGAACTAGAGGGCGAGGCGCGCCCTCGGGCAATGCGGGCCGGCCGCGGCGGCTTGTCGCAGCACGCCGCGGCCGGCAAAGAGGCGGGAGGCGTCAGCGCGCCGTCCTCAGCACGGCATCGACGCGTTGCGGCGCGCGTAGAACCACCAGGTGATCGCGACGCACGACACGTAGAACGCGATGAAGCACGCGAGCGCCGGCACGGCCGAGCCTGTCATGTCGAGCGACGTGCCGAAGCTCTTCGGAATGAAGAAGCCGCCGTACGCGCCGATCGCGCCCGAAAA contains:
- the narH gene encoding nitrate reductase subunit beta; translation: MKIRAQVAMVLNLDKCIGCHTCSVTCKNVWTSRDGVEYAWFNNVETKPGVGYPREWENQDKWQGGWKRNDSGKLEPRQGGKLKILANLFANPNLPAIDDYYEPFTYDYAHLQNAPLSQTPPTARPVSAITGQKMDKIEWGPNWEDDLGGEFKSRGRDKLFEAVQKEMYSTFENTFMMYLPRLCEHCLNPACVASCPSGSVYKREDDGIVLVDQDKCRGWRMCISGCPYKKIYFNWQTGKAEKCVFCFPRIEAGQPTVCSETCVGRIRYLGVMLYDADRIEQAASVADPQKLYEEQLSVFVDPNDPAIERQALADGVPQSWLDAAKRSPVYRMACEWKVAFPLHPEYRTLPMVWYVPPLSPIQGAAQSGHMGMNGVIPDVRSLRIPLRYLANLLTAGDEAPVAAALDRMLAMRAYKRAQTVHGEHDAQVLEQVGLTAAQVEDMYQLMAIANYEDRFVIPSSHKEMAEDSFDEKGSCGFSFGNGCSGGTSDGTLFGRKKETAVSYAALPTVTRKKASAA
- a CDS encoding nitrate reductase subunit alpha, with protein sequence MSHFLDRLKFMSRVKSTFSDGHGAVVDEDRRWENGYRSRWQHDKIVRSTHGVNCTGSCSWKVYVKNGLITWETQQTDYPRTRADLPNHEPRGCPRGASYSWYVYSAQRVKYPMIRGRLMEMWREARKTMDPIAAWESISQNPEKARRYKSVRGLGGFVRADWNTATEIIAAANAYTIKRYGPDRVVGFSPIPAMSMVSYAAGARYLSLIGGACLSFYDWYCDLPPASPQVWGEQTDVPESADWYNSSYLLVWGSNVPQTRTPDAHFYTEVRYKGTKTVAISSDYGEMVKFGDIWLAPKQGTDAALAMAMGHVVLKEFHASSKSAYFRDYVKQYTDMPMLVLLRERDGVRVPDHFLRASHLAASLNEANHPEWKTLAIDAATGDIVAPNGSIGFRWGEAAHHGGEKAGRWNLEMKDGSSGRAIDPKLSLVDAHDEIVDVGFPYFGGERESLLARRVPAKRVVLADGTSAFVATVYDLQMANYGVDQGLGGANVAAGYDDDVPYTPAWQEKHTGVARHLVIQVAREFADNADRTRGKSMVIVGAALNHWYHNDMIYRGIINLLMMCGCIGQSGGGWAHYVGQEKLRPQFGWAPLAFALDWSRPPRQMNGTSFFYNHTSQWRHEKLAVGEILGPTADPSKYEGMTLLDLNAKSERMGWLPSAPQLGRNPLDVVDEAERAGKEPIAYAVEMLKSGKLAFACDDPDNPANFPRNMFVWRSNILGSSGKGHEYFLKYLLGTQNALFSDEADALKPSEVQVRDAAEGKLDLLTVLDFRMSTTCLYGDIVLPTATWYEKDDLNTSDMHPFIHPLSEAVQPLWESKTDWEIYKAIAKKFSEIAGPYLGTRRDLVCTPLLHDTPGELGQPFEPKDWRRGECDLIPGKTAPSMTVVERNYGDIHKKFTSIGPLLDKLGNGGKGINWNAEHEVKEIGALSDTVAEPGVSRGRPRLDTAIDAAEMILTFAPETNGHVAVKAWDALSKITGRDHTHLALGREHDKIRFRDVQAQPRKIISAPTWSGLESEEVSYNAGYTNVHELIPWRTLTGRQQFYQDHRWMLDFGEGSCAYRPAIDTKTVAPLHKRMPNGQPELVLNWITPHQKWGIHSTYSDNLRMLTLSRGGPHVWLSEAEAQQAGIRDNDWVEVFNVNGTLTARAVVSQRVPAGMCLMYHAQEKIVNVPGAETSGKRGGIHNSVTRTVTKPTHMIGGYAQQAYGFNYYGTVGSNRDEYVIVRKMNRVDWLEEPLNEGAEQ